The Macrobrachium rosenbergii isolate ZJJX-2024 chromosome 18, ASM4041242v1, whole genome shotgun sequence genome has a window encoding:
- the LOC136848003 gene encoding coiled-coil domain-containing protein 6-like produces the protein MRLIQNPHLLLRSRISGDSQPLKTSAAPRGFWHFRKLRLAALIRENCELEFENERLLERNEFLWEKLQKAQDQLRKEDWYEEMTSTHDLMEGLMESSDELWERDHQPNDFQQQDQLQLEEMKQKLEKLEIETREKNLQERTLKRTSLEKDALVLEKQEQITHLQAQMEERNNEHQRLKLRLDEKSAAEIEVIGSQVNQLITTIQRELSQLRDSSDFARKRTSFLEEELERERRSRKNLEESHSKDLQDIYDSHERKMAEAKVVADQLNAQISQLKQDIRLKDHQLSSLKEKVNEQEEVCIAMQSVTRNLQEENDALRKEKTGLVQRIKKVNKDKFRGPNLNLIHLGPIPLPPHPPPLKSPPLPPHPPPLESLPLPPHPPPFPPYPYPFPPCPNPFPPYPYPFPPTPPPSPPTPPPSPPNPPPFPPYPYPFPPYPYPFPPTPPPSPPNPPPFPLYPYPFPPYLYPFPTHPCPLPNKHRPFPKGPPLTRPEVWFRKLKRAIANLKRKYWQKNKG, from the exons ATGAGACTCATTCAGAATCCTCACTTGCTCCTCCGGAGCCGCATTTCTGGGGATTCCCAGCCCTTGAAGACTTCGGCTGCGCCGCGAGGCTTCTGGCATTTTAGGAAGCTAAGGCTAG CTGCTCTTATTCGTGAGAACTGTGAACTTGAATTTGAGAATGAAAGACTATTAGaacgaaatgaatttctttggGAAAAACTGCAGAAGGCACAGGATCAACTTAGGAAAGAGGATTGGTACGAGGAAATGACTTCCACTCATGATCTCATGGAAGGTCTGATGGAATCGAGTGATGAACTGTGGGAACGAGATCATCAGCCGAACGATTTCCAGCAGCAAGACCAACTTCAGTTggaggaaatgaaacaaaaactcgAAAAGCTGGAAATCGAAACGAGGGAGAAAAATCTCCAAGAACGTACTTTGAAGCGGACCAGTTTAGAGAAAGACGCCTTGGTCCTCGAAAAACAAGAGCAAATAACACATTTGCAGGCACAGATGGAGGAACGAAACAACGAACACCAGAGACTGAAACTGCGGCTGGACGAGAAGAGCGCCGCAGAAATAGAGGTGATCGGGTCCCAGGTGAATCAACTCATCACCACTATTCAGAGAGAACTGAGTCAACTTAGGGACTCGTCTGATTTCGCCAGGAAGAGAACGTCTTTTCTTgaggaggaactggaaagagagagaaggtccAGGAAGAACCTTGAGGAATCACATTCCAAAGATTTACAGGACATTTATGATAGTCATGAACGGAAGATGGCTGAGGCAAAGGTGGTTGCAGACCAGCTTAACGCTCAAATCAGCCAGCTCAAGCAGGACATTCGTCTGAAGGACCACCAGCTGTCGTCACTGAAGGAGAAAGTCAACGAACAAGAGGAAGTCTGCATTGCAATGCAGTCGGTGACCAGGAATTTGCAAGAGGAAAACGACGCACTCAGGAAAGAGAAGACAGGACTCGTGCAAAGAATCAAAAAGGTAAATAAGGACAAATTTCGAGGTCCTAACCTCAATCTGATCCATCTTGGCCCCATTCCTTTGcctccacatcctcctcctcttaaGTCACCTCCTTTGCCTCCACACCCTCCTCCTCTTGAGTCACTTCCTTTGCCTCCacaccctcctcctttccctccgtACCCTTATCCTTTCCCTCCATGCCCTAATCCTTTCCCTCCATACCCTTATCCTTTCCCACcaacccctcctccttcccctccaacccctcctccttcccctcctaaccctcctcctttccctccataCCCTTATCCTTTCCCTCCATACCCTTATCCTTTCCCTCcaacccctcctccttcccctcctaaccctcctcctttccctctatACCCTTATCCTTTCCCTCCATACCTTTATCCTTTCCCTACACACCCTTGCCCTTTACCCAATAAGCATCGCCCTTTCCCTAAAGGCCCTCCTCTTACCCGTCCAGAAGTGTGGTTTAGAAAGTTGAAAAGGGCGATTGCCAACCTCAAAAGAAAATACTGGCAAAAGAATAAAGGATAA